CACCACACAGTTGACAAGACTAAGTATACCTCAATTGGCAACATTATGccacaattaaaattattttatttttcttgtcctCTAACCAACTGGTTATGGTAAAAAAAACACAGGTTAAAAAAATGgggaaaaatcaataaatacacaATATCAACACGGCTCCAAAACTCAATGTACCAACACTAATTATGGGagctttgttgatattttttgtttgttttaaggaGCTGTGACAAAGgattgttgtattttttttggcATATATAACCAATTTGGGGGAGGATCCCAACAACTCAACTTAAATTCATCAATAAAACATCTTAATTTCTTTTTACTTGACATTTTTAATATGAGGAAAATCgctattgttgtttttaaattcacatgaaatttggattttttctgtcttttttttaaaacatatacaTTACTTATAACTTTTCTTTGGATCTACCCAAGATATAACATATAATAATACATTGTTGAATTTTAACCTCAGCAGTCTATTAAATCTCCTATCgtgacatcatcatcatcatcattctcggcttaacgttgttttccatgctagcatgggttggacagggtatgtTAATGACCCTCTTTCAATCTGTTCTAGACTGTATTAGATCTAAACTCctttgtatcaagtctgtccttataacctcttGCCAAGTCTTTCGTGGTCTGCCTCTGGCCTTTGCCCCTGTAGAAAAACAGTAAAATCCTCATTAATTTTTTGGGGGGATAGAAATTCTATTCTCACTAAATATTAGGACTTGctacacaaaaacattttttgtaaagaaaCTCTTTTGCGAAATGGGTGAATAAGAAATACTGTAATTCCTCCTCATGTTTGAAGAGTTCACACATGAAATACTTATGAATATTCTTAGTACAATATACAATCCTTGAGAATTTCATTTGAAATAGTGAAAGTTACCTTTTTTTTACCAGCTTTTTTGCTATAATGAATTTTTTGTAGggttgtttttccttttttttccattttcacATCTTTTTAACAGGAAACAAAATCATAAGTGTTAAACTCCTTAGCTTGTACCTAAATATTAAGGGAGCTCCCACCTTCAGTATGCTTGTAAagcttatttttagaaaaaagagtCTTTTGTGATGCTTTATTTACGtatactgtttctatttcttcagatcAAATTATGCCGAAaaccaaagtaaaaaaagatgaaagaaCCAAGATAGCTTTGGTgaagaagacatattttaaatcgaagtatccaaagaaaaaaTCAGCTAAGGaaataaaacagaaagaaagcaaaaaaaattcattaggACCTCCTACTAATGTTGCTGACTTTTCTATAAACTGGAAAAATTTTCTTAAGACGCAGAATGAAGAGGGTAACAGAAAAACTAAAGAAGTTGTTTCTAAGGCTaataaagtacaaaaaaataacagtGCTGATAAACATgccaaacaaagaaaaaagagaaatttaaATGTAGAGAATAAGGAGCAGCTCAATGGAATATTCAATAGAGAAAAAGCTATTTGGTTTGATGACGTTGATGAAAATTTATTGGAAAAAGAATGTGGCTTTAAAATGAATACGAAAAACATAGACAAGAAACAAGCTAAGAGTAGTTCTGTAAAGTCACAAATAGATGATAAAGAGAGTGAGAGGgaggaatgtaaacaaagtttggAAGATGTGAACATTACTCATTATGTTGCTCTAGATTGTGAAATGGTGGGAATTGGACGGGAAGGAAAGGAAAATGCACTAGCTAGAGTGTCATTGGTTAACTCTCTCGGTGAATGCATTTACGATAAGTTTGTTAAGCCTATTGAAAAAGTTGTCGATTATCGAACTGATGTGAGTGGAATACGCCCAGAGAATCTTAAAAACGCTCTTGATTATGAGACAGTTCAGAAAGAGGTGGCTG
Above is a window of Hydractinia symbiolongicarpus strain clone_291-10 chromosome 3, HSymV2.1, whole genome shotgun sequence DNA encoding:
- the LOC130636368 gene encoding uncharacterized protein LOC130636368; translated protein: MPKTKVKKDERTKIALVKKTYFKSKYPKKKSAKEIKQKESKKNSLGPPTNVADFSINWKNFLKTQNEEGNRKTKEVVSKANKVQKNNSADKHAKQRKKRNLNVENKEQLNGIFNREKAIWFDDVDENLLEKECGFKMNTKNIDKKQAKSSSVKSQIDDKESEREECKQSLEDVNITHYVALDCEMVGIGREGKENALARVSLVNSLGECIYDKFVKPIEKVVDYRTDVSGIRPENLKNALDYETVQKEVADILKGRILVGHALQNDLKVLLLSHSRRQIRDTSKYKPFRALLKTKRPALKKLAAKVVGKQIQSGEHSSVVDARVTMEIYQKYKKEWEHSLRMKGRNETDEQKTVFMGDQEEKKKRKSNKWTKIKQRKKKENSEL